From one Streptomyces sp. N50 genomic stretch:
- a CDS encoding terminase large subunit domain-containing protein has protein sequence MTDRLAGFPDPAGISDVQLHAEITALIEADARSARRWSCDRAACDGLPHEGWLHHHARAAQRVPDGDWAAWMLLTGRGWGKTRTASQTVHEWVTTPGTMIAVVAKNATLVKEICFESPKSGLLSVIPPEDIRRYSPGNGLTILRLKNGSAIYGFGAETPDNLRGFAFDKGWLDEYAAWNRHTAQSVYDMLWFCLREAPSPQVVISTTPKPLPHVKRLVERGRRSSSSVVLTTGRTEDNRANLSDAALAELDSEYGGTRLGSQELDGVLLEDVEGALWKQWMFEVEGFRVASHAVPPLERVVVAVDPAVTTTDSADFTAFTVAGRSYPLEQMYGDRRPRGYVLQAEQDRYTPTAAMRRAAALYHEHQADCVVIEANNGGEYLPALLTEVDPTVQWRIVHATRNKRARAAPVAMLYEQSRITHVGTPRAFAALEEQMTTYVGASEHEEKSPDLLDSCVWALTDLFLDAGVAGAPSTPTDGRLAGRR, from the coding sequence GTGACCGACCGGCTCGCCGGATTCCCGGACCCGGCCGGAATCTCCGACGTCCAACTGCACGCCGAGATCACGGCCCTGATCGAAGCCGACGCCCGCTCCGCCCGCCGCTGGTCCTGCGACCGCGCGGCCTGCGACGGGCTTCCCCACGAAGGCTGGCTTCACCATCACGCGCGTGCCGCACAGCGCGTCCCCGACGGGGATTGGGCGGCCTGGATGCTGCTCACGGGCCGAGGTTGGGGGAAAACCCGCACAGCATCACAGACCGTCCACGAGTGGGTCACCACGCCCGGCACGATGATCGCCGTCGTCGCCAAGAACGCCACCCTGGTCAAGGAGATCTGCTTCGAGTCCCCCAAGTCCGGCCTGCTGTCTGTCATCCCACCCGAGGACATCCGCCGCTACAGCCCCGGCAACGGCCTGACCATCCTCCGCCTCAAGAACGGCTCCGCGATCTACGGTTTCGGCGCCGAGACCCCTGACAACCTCCGCGGCTTCGCCTTCGACAAGGGCTGGTTGGACGAGTACGCCGCCTGGAACCGCCACACCGCCCAGTCGGTGTACGACATGCTGTGGTTCTGCCTGCGCGAAGCACCGAGCCCGCAGGTCGTCATCTCCACCACTCCCAAGCCGCTCCCGCACGTCAAACGCCTCGTAGAGCGCGGCCGCCGCTCCAGTTCCTCCGTGGTCCTCACCACCGGACGCACCGAGGACAACCGCGCCAACCTCTCCGACGCCGCCCTCGCCGAACTCGACTCCGAGTACGGCGGCACCCGTCTCGGCAGCCAGGAACTCGACGGCGTACTCCTCGAAGACGTCGAAGGCGCCCTGTGGAAGCAGTGGATGTTCGAGGTCGAGGGCTTCCGCGTCGCCAGCCACGCGGTCCCGCCTCTGGAGCGCGTGGTCGTCGCCGTCGACCCGGCGGTCACCACCACCGACAGCGCGGACTTCACCGCCTTCACCGTGGCCGGCCGCTCCTACCCGCTGGAGCAGATGTACGGTGACCGCCGCCCCCGCGGCTACGTCCTCCAGGCCGAGCAGGACCGCTACACCCCGACTGCCGCGATGCGCCGAGCTGCGGCGCTGTACCACGAGCACCAGGCCGACTGCGTTGTCATCGAGGCCAACAACGGCGGCGAGTACCTCCCCGCCCTCCTCACCGAGGTCGACCCCACGGTCCAGTGGCGCATCGTCCACGCCACCCGCAACAAGCGCGCGCGGGCGGCCCCGGTGGCGATGCTCTATGAGCAGTCCCGCATCACACACGTCGGTACGCCCCGTGCCTTCGCCGCGCTCGAGGAGCAGATGACGACGTACGTCGGCGCCTCCGAGCACGAGGAGAAGTCCCCCGACCTCCTCGACTCCTGCGTGTGGGCACTCACGGACCTCTTCCTCGACGCCGGAGTGGCCGGCGCACCTTCAACGCCGACGGATGGCCGGCTTGCTGGTAGACGGTGA
- a CDS encoding restriction endonuclease — translation MPLDDLAKDLLVGAEGDSSAPTSPGELAQELLQDDARRTEMGYRQRFMITGGAVRLRAEGNKVELGVERWNAQVKADLLAQLKAVHPRTFENIVGRLLAAMGYEEVRVSQYSNDAGVDIEAVFASGGIARTPIAVQVKRYDKRKTVGRPEVQNLRGAAVRHPMGLIVTTARFSRYARVEAARAEEKPIYLIDGDHLVDLMTKHGVGINSSPLVLLSVDEQGLASPESDAVEELAATAGEVRSGSADYILEKLPGGRSANYFETVVAMARLALGQPPLVEYVAAFQQRFPSIGRADVARRRMRILLSLGLAEIESDRVVLTSLGEDVTRTADPQLLSTAFLSRIAGASEIRNLARGASDMTDLRRELGENPPLGLSPTQALRVLRWLDQLQLL, via the coding sequence GTGCCTCTCGACGACCTCGCGAAGGATCTCCTCGTCGGGGCGGAAGGGGACTCGTCTGCTCCGACGTCCCCGGGAGAACTGGCGCAAGAACTACTTCAGGACGATGCCCGACGTACCGAGATGGGTTATCGCCAACGCTTCATGATCACTGGTGGAGCGGTACGGCTACGAGCTGAAGGCAACAAGGTCGAATTGGGCGTTGAGCGCTGGAACGCCCAGGTGAAGGCTGATCTGTTGGCCCAACTGAAGGCAGTACATCCACGGACCTTCGAGAACATCGTGGGCAGGCTGCTGGCAGCGATGGGGTACGAGGAGGTTCGAGTCTCTCAGTACTCGAACGACGCTGGGGTGGACATCGAAGCTGTCTTCGCGTCTGGTGGCATCGCCAGGACCCCAATCGCCGTCCAGGTCAAGCGCTACGACAAGCGGAAGACGGTAGGAAGGCCGGAGGTGCAGAACCTCCGGGGCGCTGCGGTTCGGCATCCCATGGGGTTGATCGTGACTACGGCCAGGTTCTCGCGGTACGCCCGCGTGGAGGCAGCTCGTGCTGAAGAGAAGCCGATCTACCTGATTGACGGCGACCATCTCGTGGACTTGATGACGAAGCACGGCGTCGGCATCAATTCATCCCCACTTGTTCTTCTGTCGGTGGATGAGCAGGGTCTAGCAAGCCCTGAGTCTGATGCCGTTGAGGAACTGGCCGCGACGGCTGGCGAGGTGCGATCCGGGAGTGCGGACTACATCCTCGAGAAGCTGCCAGGCGGACGAAGCGCGAACTACTTCGAGACTGTCGTTGCCATGGCGCGGCTCGCGCTGGGGCAACCGCCGTTGGTCGAGTACGTTGCCGCGTTTCAGCAGAGGTTCCCCTCTATCGGCCGCGCGGATGTTGCTCGACGCAGGATGCGCATCCTGCTCTCCTTGGGACTTGCCGAGATCGAGAGCGACCGAGTGGTGCTGACCTCGCTTGGGGAGGACGTCACCAGGACGGCAGATCCCCAGCTGCTCAGCACTGCCTTCCTGTCTCGAATTGCCGGAGCCAGCGAGATCAGGAATCTGGCGCGAGGCGCATCCGACATGACCGACTTGCGTAGAGAGCTTGGCGAGAATCCGCCACTCGGGTTGAGTCCGACGCAGGCATTGAGAGTGCTCAGGTGGCTCGATCAACTTCAGCTTCTATGA